In one window of Tellurirhabdus rosea DNA:
- a CDS encoding fasciclin domain-containing protein gives MKKFFFFPALLNAALVSLSIFLVVSCQQSERSVSPTADDARPSGARMATQTILQIAASNPDFSALAAAVVKTGLTDAVGNPAASLTVFAPTNAAFAQLSAPFNNAANISAITSPALIDALRGILLYHVLGSEVKFAQVPNGPLAVATLRTRGSRNDNTIYLFKRVGKQLFINGNSQVIAPDVDATNGVIHVIDRVLLPPSQTIAEIAIGNPAFSALVAALVKTNLAGVFTGEGDFTVFAPTNAAFAQLPAPFNNAQNISGIADPAQIAALSNILRYHVLGARVFSPAFGLPTEQSTLADGGATLLTVPGMPLGRVKGDANPTFSNVAAGNLLATNGVIHVIDQVLLP, from the coding sequence ATGAAAAAGTTCTTTTTCTTCCCCGCCCTACTCAATGCGGCGCTGGTTTCTCTGTCTATCTTTCTGGTCGTAAGCTGTCAGCAGTCCGAGCGCAGCGTGAGTCCCACCGCCGACGATGCCCGGCCCAGCGGCGCGCGCATGGCGACCCAGACCATTCTTCAGATTGCCGCTTCCAATCCGGATTTCAGTGCCCTGGCGGCGGCCGTTGTCAAAACCGGTCTGACGGATGCCGTGGGGAATCCGGCGGCCAGCCTGACGGTTTTTGCGCCGACCAACGCCGCCTTTGCCCAGTTGTCGGCCCCGTTCAACAACGCCGCCAATATTTCCGCCATTACCAGTCCGGCCCTGATCGACGCCCTGCGCGGCATTCTGCTCTATCACGTGCTCGGCTCGGAAGTCAAATTTGCCCAGGTGCCGAACGGACCGCTGGCCGTGGCGACGCTCCGGACGCGCGGCAGCCGGAACGACAACACGATTTACCTCTTCAAACGGGTGGGGAAGCAACTGTTCATCAACGGCAATTCGCAGGTGATTGCGCCCGATGTAGATGCCACCAACGGCGTCATTCACGTCATTGACCGGGTGCTGTTGCCGCCGAGCCAGACCATTGCGGAGATCGCCATCGGCAATCCGGCCTTTTCGGCGCTGGTAGCGGCCCTGGTGAAAACGAACCTGGCCGGGGTCTTCACCGGGGAAGGCGATTTCACGGTCTTTGCCCCGACCAACGCCGCTTTTGCCCAACTACCGGCTCCGTTCAACAACGCCCAGAACATCAGCGGTATCGCCGATCCGGCCCAGATCGCCGCGCTTTCCAACATCCTGCGGTATCACGTGCTCGGCGCGCGGGTCTTCTCGCCTGCCTTTGGACTACCGACTGAACAGAGTACCCTGGCCGATGGCGGAGCTACACTGCTGACGGTGCCGGGCATGCCCCTCGGACGCGTAAAAGGAGATGCCAACCCGACGTTCTCCAACGTGGCGGCGGGCAATTTGCTGGCGACCAACGGCGTGATTCACGTCATCGATCAGGTTTTATTGCCGTAA
- a CDS encoding SPFH domain-containing protein, whose protein sequence is MKEKILTSISGYIFLLIAVLLLAFAIFSLANHTTFGIWTPVISGFISLVLFAGLAVINPNEGVVTTFFGDYMGTMKQTGLRWVNPLYSKRKISLRARNLNGHTLKVNDKMGNPIEIAAVVVWRVVDTAKALFEVDDYQLFVQIQSEAAVRHLASTNAYDNMEDEEAGVTLRDSTGQINVLLEEELNERLVRAGVDVIEARISHLAYAPEIAGAMLQRQQATAVVAARKQIVDGAVGMVEMALARLAEKEVVTLDEERKASMVSNLLVVLCGEKNVSPVVNAGSLYN, encoded by the coding sequence ATGAAAGAAAAAATTCTGACCTCTATTTCCGGCTATATTTTTCTGCTCATAGCCGTGCTGCTGCTGGCCTTTGCGATCTTTTCGCTGGCGAATCATACCACCTTTGGCATCTGGACACCCGTTATTTCCGGATTCATCTCCCTGGTGCTCTTCGCCGGTCTGGCGGTCATCAACCCCAACGAAGGCGTGGTTACCACGTTTTTCGGCGATTACATGGGCACGATGAAACAAACGGGCCTGCGCTGGGTGAACCCCCTGTACAGCAAGCGGAAAATCAGCCTCCGCGCCCGCAACCTGAACGGCCATACGCTGAAGGTGAACGACAAAATGGGCAATCCGATCGAGATTGCGGCCGTGGTGGTCTGGCGCGTGGTCGATACGGCCAAAGCGCTGTTTGAAGTCGATGACTACCAGCTGTTTGTCCAGATTCAGTCCGAGGCGGCCGTCCGGCATCTGGCGAGCACCAACGCCTACGACAACATGGAGGACGAAGAAGCCGGCGTGACCCTGCGCGACAGCACCGGTCAGATCAACGTGCTGCTGGAAGAAGAACTGAACGAGCGCCTCGTCCGGGCCGGGGTGGACGTCATTGAAGCCCGCATCAGTCACCTGGCCTACGCGCCCGAAATTGCCGGAGCCATGCTGCAGCGCCAGCAGGCCACGGCCGTGGTGGCCGCCCGGAAGCAGATCGTGGACGGAGCCGTCGGCATGGTCGAAATGGCGCTGGCCCGACTGGCCGAAAAAGAGGTGGTGACCCTGGACGAAGAGCGGAAAGCCTCAATGGTCAGCAACCTGCTGGTCGTCCTCTGCGGCGAAAAGAACGTAAGCCCCGTCGTGAATGCAGGCTCTTTGTACAATTAA
- the lysS gene encoding lysine--tRNA ligase → MLLSEQEIIRRNKREELMRMGIDPYPAELFEVNATADDIHRNYERDKTNYKSISLAGRLMSFRIMGSASFAELQDATGRIQLYFRRDDLCPDEDKTLYNTVFKKLLDIGDIIGVKGYVFTTQTGEISVHVTEFKLLTKSLRPLPVAKEVVDEQGNKHVYDAFSDPEQRYRQRYVDLIVNPQVRETFVKRTKLVNSIRSFLGDRGYLEVETPILQPIHGGAAARPFMTHHNTLDMRLYLRIANELYLKRLIVGGYDGVFEFAKDFRNEGMSRFHNPEFTQVELYVAYKDYNWMMDLIEEMVEKIALDLHGTTEVPVGPNVINFQRPWKRLTMFEAIQEFTGVDVSDMGEDELRKVAESRGIQTDSTMGKSKLIDELFGEACEPNLIQPTFITDYPVEMSPLTKKHRSKAGLVERFEAICNGKEIANAYSELNDPLDQRARFEEQLELAKRGDEEAMAMDEDFLRALEYGMPPTAGVGLGIDRLSMIMTNSASIQDVLFFPQMRPEKKVEASAEADYEAKGVPAVWVPALQKMGFTQVNQLDGANANKIFNDLGGMRKKLKIDAPMPKLEEVKAWTGNS, encoded by the coding sequence ATGCTACTGAGCGAACAGGAAATTATCCGGCGCAACAAGCGCGAGGAACTGATGCGGATGGGCATTGACCCGTACCCCGCCGAATTGTTCGAGGTCAACGCGACGGCCGACGACATCCACAGGAATTACGAACGCGACAAGACCAATTATAAAAGCATTTCCCTTGCCGGGCGGCTGATGAGCTTCCGGATCATGGGCAGCGCCTCGTTTGCCGAGCTGCAGGACGCCACCGGCCGAATTCAGCTGTATTTCCGCCGCGACGACCTCTGCCCCGATGAGGACAAAACGCTGTACAACACGGTTTTCAAGAAGCTGCTCGACATCGGCGACATCATCGGCGTCAAAGGGTACGTCTTCACGACGCAGACCGGCGAAATCTCCGTCCACGTCACGGAGTTCAAGCTGCTGACCAAATCGCTGCGGCCGTTGCCCGTGGCGAAGGAAGTGGTGGACGAACAGGGGAACAAGCACGTCTACGACGCTTTCTCGGACCCCGAGCAGCGCTACCGCCAGCGGTACGTGGACCTGATCGTGAATCCGCAGGTGCGCGAAACGTTCGTCAAACGGACCAAGCTGGTCAACTCCATCCGGAGTTTCCTCGGCGACCGGGGATATCTGGAAGTCGAAACGCCGATTCTCCAGCCGATTCACGGCGGGGCGGCGGCGCGGCCGTTCATGACGCACCACAACACGCTCGACATGCGGCTGTACCTGCGGATCGCCAACGAGCTGTACCTGAAACGTCTCATCGTGGGCGGCTACGACGGGGTTTTCGAGTTTGCGAAAGACTTCCGCAACGAGGGCATGAGCCGCTTCCACAACCCGGAATTTACGCAGGTGGAACTGTACGTGGCCTACAAGGACTACAACTGGATGATGGACCTCATCGAGGAAATGGTCGAAAAAATTGCGCTCGATCTGCACGGCACCACGGAAGTGCCCGTCGGCCCGAACGTCATCAATTTCCAGCGCCCCTGGAAACGCCTGACGATGTTTGAAGCCATTCAGGAATTTACGGGCGTAGACGTGTCGGACATGGGCGAAGACGAACTCCGGAAGGTGGCCGAAAGCCGCGGCATCCAGACCGACAGCACCATGGGCAAGTCGAAGCTCATAGACGAACTCTTCGGCGAAGCCTGCGAACCGAACCTGATTCAACCGACCTTCATCACGGATTACCCGGTCGAAATGTCGCCGCTGACCAAAAAGCACCGCAGCAAAGCAGGTCTGGTGGAGCGCTTCGAAGCCATCTGCAACGGAAAAGAAATCGCCAACGCCTACTCCGAGCTGAACGACCCGCTGGACCAGCGCGCCCGTTTTGAAGAACAGCTCGAACTCGCCAAACGCGGCGACGAAGAAGCGATGGCGATGGACGAAGACTTCCTCCGCGCCCTGGAATACGGCATGCCGCCCACCGCCGGCGTCGGGCTGGGCATCGACCGCCTGTCGATGATCATGACCAATTCGGCCTCGATTCAGGACGTGCTGTTTTTCCCGCAGATGCGCCCGGAAAAGAAAGTGGAAGCGTCTGCCGAAGCCGATTACGAAGCGAAGGGCGTTCCGGCCGTTTGGGTGCCCGCTTTGCAGAAAATGGGCTTCACGCAGGTCAATCAACTGGACGGAGCCAACGCCAACAAGATCTTCAACGACCTCGGCGGCATGCGCAAAAAACTGAAAATCGACGCCCCCATGCCGAAGCTGGAAGAGGTGAAGGCGTGGACCGGAAATAGTTAA
- a CDS encoding DUF4136 domain-containing protein, translating to MRKSLLLVTFVAFFWNCSRVAVDYNKNVNFDKYKTYALMDSDVQAGKNPLYYSDLATQNVENAVTTVLKEKGLQESNRRPDLLIGYHFFVEKKTRTVQDPYPLYGPYYGWGRWGYRGWAPTWYGWGGPQTRTEQYNEGTVVVDLVDARTRRLVWRGSVEEAVTDPARITTKLTKDVRKILERYPDREKS from the coding sequence ATGAGAAAGAGCCTGTTGCTGGTGACATTTGTCGCCTTTTTCTGGAACTGTTCCCGCGTGGCGGTGGACTACAACAAGAATGTGAATTTTGATAAGTATAAAACGTACGCCTTGATGGATTCCGATGTTCAGGCCGGTAAAAACCCGTTGTATTACAGCGACCTGGCAACGCAGAACGTGGAGAACGCCGTCACGACGGTGCTGAAGGAGAAAGGCTTGCAGGAAAGCAACCGCCGCCCGGACCTGCTGATCGGCTACCATTTTTTCGTGGAAAAGAAAACCCGGACGGTGCAGGACCCGTACCCGCTCTACGGCCCGTATTACGGCTGGGGGCGATGGGGCTACCGGGGCTGGGCACCCACCTGGTACGGCTGGGGTGGCCCGCAGACCCGGACCGAACAATACAACGAAGGCACCGTGGTGGTTGACCTGGTCGATGCCCGGACGCGCAGGTTGGTCTGGCGGGGTTCCGTCGAAGAGGCGGTAACCGATCCGGCCCGCATCACGACGAAGCTGACCAAGGATGTCCGGAAGATTCTGGAAAGGTACCCGGACCGGGAAAAATCGTAA
- a CDS encoding type III pantothenate kinase, with protein sequence MRLVLDAGNTDTVFGLHDGQQWLHTWRTRSLPGEPSAHYEQKLRLWLLEAGISAHGIGQTVLSSVVPDLTPVLRTMLLTLTGEEPVIVGPAIYPLLPLVVLRPYEIGTDLVANAMAAFTLFKRNCVVVDFGTALSFTTVSASGEILGVAITPGLRTAVRSLFANTAQLPEVPLEMPRSALGKNTTEAIQAGVVLGYEGLVRSLVGRIRAELDGDCFVIGTGGLVSAIPTLHPDFDALRPGLTLDGLLAIGKLAEQKP encoded by the coding sequence ATGCGCTTAGTTCTCGACGCCGGTAACACGGATACGGTTTTTGGCCTGCACGACGGGCAACAGTGGCTGCATACCTGGCGCACCCGTTCCCTGCCCGGCGAACCGTCGGCCCATTACGAGCAGAAACTTCGGCTCTGGCTGCTGGAAGCCGGCATTTCGGCCCACGGCATCGGGCAGACGGTGCTGAGCAGCGTCGTTCCCGACCTGACGCCCGTGCTCCGGACCATGCTGCTGACGCTGACCGGCGAGGAGCCCGTAATCGTTGGCCCGGCCATTTATCCGCTTCTGCCGCTGGTGGTGCTTCGCCCGTACGAGATTGGCACGGACCTCGTCGCCAACGCGATGGCCGCCTTCACGCTTTTCAAACGGAATTGTGTGGTGGTCGATTTTGGGACGGCGCTTTCCTTTACGACCGTTTCGGCTTCGGGCGAGATTCTGGGCGTGGCCATTACGCCGGGCCTGCGGACGGCCGTGCGGTCGCTGTTTGCCAATACGGCCCAGCTGCCGGAGGTGCCGCTGGAGATGCCCCGGTCGGCACTGGGGAAAAATACCACAGAAGCGATTCAGGCGGGGGTGGTGCTGGGCTACGAAGGACTGGTGCGCTCGCTGGTTGGCCGCATCCGGGCAGAACTGGACGGCGACTGCTTCGTAATCGGCACGGGCGGGCTGGTTTCGGCCATTCCGACCCTGCACCCGGATTTTGACGCCCTCCGCCCCGGCCTTACCCTCGACGGCCTGCTCGCCATCGGGAAACTGGCAGAGCAAAAGCCCTGA
- a CDS encoding BNR-4 repeat-containing protein, with product MFVRLLFLLLLPAVALSQTTLNPKASGYNGIWYFIGKTGNAYAHKYSGGLGTYPANHYPFSVYAPAVRKTFFCYGGVLDSTTQKLCHFVGFYDHRTGQVSRPTLLLDKQTDDAHDNPIIQLDDRGYIWIFSTSHGTERPSFIHRSRQPYGIDAFDPVAATRLDEAGRPVPFDNFSYVQSYYQPGRGFLNLMTHYDRGVLVYGANKPRRTMSFITSPDGQTWSAWQDLGTIEEGHYQTSGQWRNKIGTAFNYHPNTQKGSGLDYRTNLYYLETGDFGKTWKTAGGQTVALPLRDPAHPALVKEYKSEGKNVYINDVAYDGQGRPILFYLTSKGPEPGPENGPYQWNTAWWNGRQWEIREVAQSDHNYDMGSLYVEGGLWRIIGPLEPGGQPFGTGGGLAMLESRDQGRTWQKVKSLTPGSERNHSYPRRPVGAHPDFVALWADGNARQVSPSRLYFCNQQGQVFQLPTVMKADLEKPVPVFTTPVRKTPNEPK from the coding sequence ATGTTCGTCCGACTTCTGTTTCTGCTCCTCCTGCCCGCCGTCGCTCTTTCACAGACGACCCTGAATCCGAAAGCATCCGGCTACAACGGAATCTGGTATTTTATTGGTAAAACGGGGAACGCCTACGCCCACAAATACAGCGGCGGACTGGGCACGTATCCGGCCAATCACTACCCTTTCTCGGTCTACGCCCCGGCCGTCCGGAAAACGTTCTTCTGCTACGGCGGCGTTCTGGATTCGACAACTCAGAAGCTCTGCCACTTCGTCGGGTTTTATGACCACCGCACCGGCCAGGTTTCCCGCCCCACGCTGCTGCTCGACAAACAGACGGACGACGCCCACGACAACCCGATCATCCAGCTCGACGACCGGGGCTACATCTGGATTTTCTCGACCTCCCACGGTACCGAACGACCTTCCTTTATCCACCGCAGCCGCCAGCCCTACGGCATCGACGCCTTCGACCCCGTGGCCGCCACCCGCCTCGACGAAGCGGGCAGGCCGGTGCCTTTCGACAATTTCTCGTATGTGCAGAGCTACTACCAACCCGGTCGGGGCTTTCTGAACCTGATGACCCATTACGACCGGGGCGTGCTGGTCTACGGAGCGAATAAACCCCGGCGGACCATGAGCTTCATCACCAGCCCGGACGGCCAAACGTGGTCGGCCTGGCAGGACCTGGGCACCATCGAAGAAGGGCATTACCAGACCAGCGGGCAGTGGCGCAACAAGATCGGCACGGCCTTCAATTATCACCCCAACACCCAGAAAGGCAGCGGCCTCGACTACCGGACCAACCTGTATTACCTCGAAACGGGCGACTTCGGCAAAACCTGGAAGACGGCCGGGGGCCAGACCGTGGCCCTTCCCCTGCGTGACCCGGCCCATCCGGCTCTCGTGAAAGAGTACAAAAGCGAAGGCAAAAACGTCTACATCAACGACGTGGCCTACGACGGGCAGGGTCGGCCCATCCTGTTTTACCTGACCAGCAAAGGCCCCGAACCCGGCCCGGAGAACGGCCCTTACCAGTGGAACACCGCCTGGTGGAACGGTCGGCAATGGGAAATCCGGGAGGTTGCCCAATCGGACCACAATTACGACATGGGCTCGCTGTACGTTGAGGGTGGACTCTGGCGCATCATCGGTCCGCTCGAACCCGGTGGGCAGCCCTTCGGCACGGGCGGCGGGCTGGCAATGCTCGAAAGCCGGGATCAGGGCAGGACATGGCAGAAAGTGAAGTCCCTGACGCCCGGCAGCGAACGGAACCATTCCTACCCGCGTCGCCCCGTCGGTGCCCATCCGGACTTTGTGGCGCTCTGGGCCGACGGCAACGCGCGCCAGGTTTCGCCTTCCCGCTTGTACTTTTGCAATCAGCAGGGACAGGTCTTCCAGTTGCCGACCGTCATGAAAGCCGATCTGGAAAAGCCTGTCCCCGTTTTCACAACACCGGTCCGGAAGACCCCTAATGAACCGAAATGA
- a CDS encoding DUF6624 domain-containing protein: MRLLRTLLTLFAFSPHLLQAQTTYATGDKAYITAVEKAFMALKNKDCRACLREYERAFAISQKSALSLLRAATCAYGCEEMDLARAFVHRAVTADVEAADEIWADLTEYPELATFRQGQMQEIITEELQNAFHRYGFNAALRQRLVTIYEQDQRPRQQLDSVSKVYGWDSPETRMVVKKMAETDSVNLPEIETIIQKHGYPGKSKVGERMSETAWLVIQHAPLAVQEKYLPVLQKAADKGELSRSSLALLIDRVRLGRGQKQLYGSQVTGDEKGNMWLAPIEDEANVNKRRASVGLEPIEDYAKQFNIDYKAPATKKARPNRPGSRMSKM, encoded by the coding sequence ATGAGGCTTCTACGGACTCTTCTGACCCTCTTTGCCTTTTCGCCGCACTTACTCCAGGCCCAGACGACTTACGCCACGGGGGATAAAGCCTACATTACTGCGGTTGAAAAGGCATTCATGGCCTTAAAAAACAAAGACTGCCGAGCCTGCCTGCGGGAGTATGAACGGGCGTTTGCTATTTCCCAAAAAAGTGCGTTAAGTCTGCTGCGGGCGGCCACCTGCGCCTACGGATGCGAGGAAATGGACCTGGCCAGGGCGTTTGTCCATCGGGCCGTAACGGCGGATGTCGAAGCAGCGGATGAAATCTGGGCTGACTTGACCGAGTATCCCGAATTGGCAACGTTTCGGCAGGGGCAAATGCAGGAGATCATCACGGAGGAATTGCAAAATGCTTTTCACAGGTATGGGTTCAACGCTGCGCTCCGTCAGAGGCTTGTGACTATCTATGAGCAGGACCAACGACCCCGGCAACAACTGGATTCTGTCAGTAAGGTATACGGTTGGGATTCCCCGGAAACCCGGATGGTGGTGAAGAAAATGGCCGAAACAGATTCGGTCAACCTCCCGGAAATAGAAACAATCATCCAAAAACATGGGTACCCGGGGAAAAGCAAAGTAGGCGAGCGAATGTCGGAAACGGCCTGGCTGGTTATTCAGCATGCGCCTTTGGCGGTTCAGGAGAAGTACCTGCCTGTTTTACAGAAGGCCGCTGATAAGGGCGAATTGAGCCGATCTTCCTTAGCCTTGCTTATTGACCGTGTGCGTTTAGGTAGGGGGCAAAAGCAGCTGTATGGGTCACAAGTTACCGGGGATGAGAAGGGTAATATGTGGTTGGCACCCATTGAGGACGAAGCCAATGTCAACAAGCGCCGCGCGTCAGTGGGCCTTGAGCCGATCGAAGACTATGCAAAGCAGTTTAATATCGACTATAAAGCACCCGCTACAAAAAAAGCCCGACCTAACCGGCCGGGCTCTCGTATGTCGAAGATGTAA
- a CDS encoding ribbon-helix-helix domain-containing protein codes for MAEKKPFVLRINPETLKELESWAQEEFRSVNGQIEYLLHEALRKRKRGKSDAPDSGEVRPAGDQKKNAQP; via the coding sequence ATGGCTGAGAAGAAGCCCTTTGTCCTCCGAATCAATCCCGAGACGCTGAAGGAACTCGAAAGCTGGGCGCAGGAGGAGTTTCGGAGTGTAAACGGACAGATTGAGTACCTGTTGCACGAAGCCCTCCGCAAACGAAAACGAGGAAAGAGCGACGCGCCGGATTCGGGAGAGGTCAGACCCGCGGGCGATCAAAAAAAGAACGCACAGCCGTAG
- a CDS encoding Panacea domain-containing protein — protein MYPALDIATQFINKSIAAGKPVTPMKLQKLIYLAHGLHLARHDKPLIRERVQAWSYGPVIPEIYGRFKKWGNNPITTPIPTFDDVNETPLDPDAQDTIDFAWDIAKDFNAIQLSNWTHIEGSPWYRSVSRNESGVMEQEVIDNDLIKEYFNEIIRRDVGA, from the coding sequence ATGTATCCGGCACTTGACATAGCTACGCAATTCATCAATAAATCCATTGCCGCCGGCAAGCCGGTGACACCGATGAAGTTGCAGAAACTCATTTACCTGGCCCACGGCCTCCACCTCGCCCGGCACGACAAACCGCTGATTCGCGAACGGGTACAGGCCTGGTCCTACGGGCCGGTGATTCCCGAAATCTACGGCCGGTTCAAGAAGTGGGGCAACAACCCGATTACCACGCCCATCCCGACCTTCGACGACGTGAACGAGACCCCGCTGGACCCGGACGCGCAGGACACCATCGACTTCGCCTGGGACATTGCCAAGGACTTCAACGCGATTCAACTGTCAAACTGGACCCATATCGAAGGCTCGCCCTGGTACCGGTCGGTAAGCCGCAACGAAAGCGGCGTGATGGAACAGGAAGTGATCGACAATGACCTCATCAAAGAATACTTCAACGAAATCATCAGACGGGATGTCGGAGCGTGA